One part of the Lachnospiraceae bacterium JLR.KK002 genome encodes these proteins:
- a CDS encoding DUF1385 domain-containing protein: MAYSGIGGQAVMEGVMMKNKEYYAVAVRKPDHDIIVEKREYGGICKNAVIRNLVFVRGIINFLESMILGMSCLTFSASFFEEETEEKGAEEKEKDSKKERLEMGMTIGLSIVLALAIFMVLPFYLSLLFHKFISSETLVILIEGVMRLMIFLGYILLISRMEDIKRVFMYHGAEHKCINCIEHGMELTVENVRKSSREHKRCGTSFLFFVVIITIFATMFIRVDSRVLRLVLRLAIVPLIAGISYEIIRLAGRSENPLINALSKPGLWMQKLTTKEPDDEMIEVGIASVEAVFDWKEYLESIKGEAS, from the coding sequence TTGGCTTATTCCGGAATTGGCGGGCAGGCTGTTATGGAAGGCGTAATGATGAAAAACAAAGAATATTACGCAGTGGCAGTCCGCAAGCCGGATCATGACATTATTGTTGAAAAAAGAGAATACGGTGGAATCTGCAAAAATGCTGTAATTCGGAATCTGGTTTTTGTAAGAGGGATTATCAACTTTCTGGAATCCATGATACTTGGCATGTCCTGTCTTACGTTTTCTGCTTCTTTTTTTGAAGAGGAGACGGAAGAAAAGGGAGCAGAAGAAAAGGAAAAGGACAGCAAAAAGGAGCGGCTTGAGATGGGAATGACCATCGGCCTGTCCATTGTGCTGGCTCTGGCAATTTTTATGGTGCTTCCCTTTTATCTTTCCCTGCTGTTCCATAAATTTATTTCTTCCGAAACTCTGGTGATACTGATTGAGGGCGTCATGCGGCTTATGATTTTCCTGGGCTACATTCTGCTGATTTCCAGGATGGAGGACATAAAACGCGTGTTCATGTATCACGGTGCGGAACATAAATGTATTAACTGTATCGAACATGGTATGGAGCTGACTGTGGAAAATGTCAGGAAAAGTTCCAGGGAGCATAAACGCTGCGGAACCAGCTTTCTGTTTTTTGTTGTGATTATTACAATTTTTGCCACCATGTTTATCCGGGTGGATTCCAGAGTGCTCCGTCTGGTGCTGAGACTTGCCATAGTGCCTCTGATTGCAGGAATTTCCTATGAAATTATCCGACTTGCAGGAAGAAGCGAGAATCCTCTGATTAATGCTCTGAGTAAACCGGGACTGTGGATGCAGAAGCTGACCACGAAGGAGCCGGACGACGAAATGATAGAGGTGGGAATTGCATCCGTGGAGGCGGTATTTGACTGGAAAGAATATCTGGAATCCATAAAAGGAGAAGCGTCATGA
- the deoD gene encoding purine-nucleoside phosphorylase has product MSNIPTPHIEAKAGDFAKTVLMPGDPLRARYIAETYLEQVRCVNQVRGMLGYTGLYKGKELSVMGSGMGMPSIGIYSYELYHFYDVDNIIRVGSAGAILDDVNVLDVVIGMGASIVSDYPDQFDCPGHLAPLADYTLLSTAVESAKDLGTPVRVGNILSEDAFYTDRPNSKDCFRKMGVLAVEMESGALYLNAARAGKRALCILTISDHIYRPEQLTAEQRQTGFGKMIEIALETAYRV; this is encoded by the coding sequence ATGTCAAACATACCAACACCTCATATTGAGGCAAAAGCCGGAGATTTTGCAAAAACTGTGTTAATGCCGGGGGATCCCCTGCGTGCCAGGTATATTGCCGAGACGTATCTGGAACAGGTAAGATGTGTGAATCAGGTACGGGGAATGCTGGGATATACCGGACTTTATAAAGGGAAAGAGCTGTCTGTGATGGGCTCCGGCATGGGAATGCCTTCCATAGGAATTTATTCCTATGAACTGTACCATTTTTATGATGTGGATAATATCATCCGGGTGGGCTCTGCAGGTGCTATTCTGGATGATGTGAATGTGCTGGATGTGGTAATCGGAATGGGCGCTTCCATTGTATCAGATTATCCGGATCAGTTTGACTGCCCCGGTCATCTGGCCCCTCTGGCAGACTATACTCTGCTGAGTACAGCAGTGGAGAGCGCGAAGGATCTGGGAACTCCGGTAAGGGTAGGAAATATTCTGTCGGAGGACGCATTTTATACGGACCGTCCGAACAGCAAAGACTGTTTCCGGAAAATGGGTGTGCTTGCTGTGGAGATGGAGAGCGGAGCCCTTTATCTGAACGCGGCCAGAGCAGGTAAACGCGCGCTGTGTATTCTGACTATTTCCGACCATATTTACAGGCCGGAGCAGCTTACTGCTGAACAGAGGCAGACAGGATTTGGAAAAATGATTGAAATTGCGCTGGAGACAGCTTATCGGGTGTAA
- the rpmE gene encoding 50S ribosomal protein L31, with the protein MREGIHPEYYQATVTCNCGNTFVTGSTKKDIHVEICSKCHPFYTGQQKAAQARGRIDKFNKKYGINNQ; encoded by the coding sequence ATGAGAGAAGGAATCCATCCAGAGTATTATCAGGCAACGGTGACATGTAACTGCGGGAATACATTTGTTACAGGTTCCACCAAAAAGGATATTCATGTGGAAATTTGTTCCAAATGCCATCCATTCTATACCGGACAGCAGAAAGCGGCTCAGGCTCGTGGACGTATTGATAAGTTCAATAAGAAATATGGCATAAATAATCAGTAA
- a CDS encoding putative manganese-dependent inorganic diphosphatase, with product MEQEKSIWVIGHKNPDTDSVCAAIAYADLKNKIGNARYEARRAGRINEESKYVLDYFQVPVPEYVSDVGAQVKDIEIRKASGISSHISLKTAWETMKAQNVVTLPIISQSGLLEGLIITGDIATSYMDVYDNRILAKARTQYKNIAETLEGEVFVGNAHGYFIRGKVVAATESPELMEEYIEDDDMVILGNRYEVQLCAIEMNASCLIVCSDAKVSKTIQKLAEDRGCVIITTPYDTYTVARLINQSMPVKYFMRRENLVTFEMEEYVDDVREIMSRERHRDFPVLDEEGKYMGMISRRNLLNMKRKQIILVDHNEKTQAVEGVDEAEILEIIDHHRLGSLETISPVFFRNQPLGCTSTIIYQMYQEHGVVIPKQIAGLLCSAIISDTLMFRSPTCTQMDRMAAEALADIAGIGIEEHAKGMFQAGSNFKAKTADEILNQDFKTFSTEEMEFGVGQLSAMSDEELQEVKKKLLPYIQQVRHERKLDMIYVMLTNILEESSELIFVGDSAKETAWKAFHGHAADRGDSLWLKGVVSRKKQLIPALMLTLQEK from the coding sequence ATGGAACAGGAAAAAAGTATATGGGTCATCGGGCATAAAAACCCGGATACCGATTCTGTCTGCGCGGCCATTGCCTATGCGGATTTGAAAAATAAAATTGGAAATGCCAGATATGAGGCCAGACGTGCCGGACGAATCAATGAAGAAAGCAAATATGTGCTGGATTACTTTCAGGTCCCTGTGCCGGAGTATGTGTCGGATGTGGGAGCCCAGGTAAAAGATATTGAAATCCGCAAAGCGTCAGGAATCAGCAGCCACATTTCTCTGAAAACGGCCTGGGAGACCATGAAAGCCCAGAATGTGGTGACGCTTCCCATTATAAGTCAGAGCGGGCTGCTGGAAGGACTGATTATCACAGGAGATATTGCCACATCCTACATGGATGTGTATGATAACCGGATACTGGCCAAAGCCAGGACTCAGTATAAAAATATTGCGGAAACCCTGGAAGGAGAAGTGTTTGTGGGAAATGCCCATGGATATTTTATCAGGGGAAAAGTAGTGGCAGCCACAGAAAGTCCTGAGCTGATGGAAGAATATATCGAGGATGATGATATGGTAATCCTGGGGAACCGGTATGAGGTTCAGCTCTGCGCCATTGAAATGAATGCAAGCTGTCTTATTGTCTGTTCCGATGCCAAAGTGTCCAAAACCATACAGAAGCTGGCAGAGGACAGGGGCTGTGTGATTATTACCACGCCGTACGACACCTATACGGTGGCCAGACTGATTAACCAGAGTATGCCGGTGAAATATTTTATGCGCCGGGAGAACCTGGTAACCTTTGAAATGGAAGAATATGTGGATGATGTAAGAGAAATCATGTCCAGAGAGCGGCACAGGGATTTTCCGGTTCTGGATGAAGAAGGAAAATATATGGGGATGATTTCCCGCAGGAATTTGCTGAATATGAAGCGGAAGCAGATTATTCTGGTGGACCATAATGAGAAAACCCAGGCGGTAGAAGGGGTAGACGAGGCGGAAATACTGGAAATCATCGACCATCACAGACTGGGAAGCCTGGAAACCATTTCCCCTGTATTTTTCCGTAATCAGCCGCTGGGCTGTACCTCCACGATTATTTACCAGATGTATCAGGAGCATGGCGTGGTGATTCCGAAACAGATTGCAGGGCTTTTATGTTCCGCGATTATTTCCGATACGCTGATGTTCCGTTCCCCCACCTGTACGCAGATGGACAGAATGGCTGCGGAAGCCCTGGCAGATATTGCGGGAATCGGAATTGAAGAACATGCAAAAGGTATGTTCCAGGCGGGAAGCAACTTTAAGGCGAAAACAGCCGATGAGATTTTAAATCAGGATTTTAAAACCTTTTCCACTGAAGAAATGGAATTTGGCGTGGGTCAGTTAAGCGCCATGAGTGATGAAGAACTGCAGGAAGTGAAGAAAAAGCTGCTGCCTTATATTCAGCAGGTACGCCATGAGCGGAAACTGGATATGATTTATGTAATGCTTACCAATATTCTGGAAGAAAGTTCAGAACTTATTTTTGTAGGTGATTCTGCAAAGGAAACTGCCTGGAAAGCCTTCCATGGCCATGCAGCCGACCGGGGAGACAGCCTGTGGCTGAAAGGCGTGGTGTCCAGAAAGAAGCAGCTGATTCCGGCTCTTATGCTCACTCTGCAGGAGAAATAA
- the rho gene encoding transcription termination factor Rho, giving the protein MREKYESLSVTVLREVAKARGLRHLSGLKKKELVELMLREDEKAASENQENDTEEKQIQATEDGKEKQTQTAEDGKEKQIQIAEDGKEKQTQTAEDGKEKQTQIAEDGREKQIQATEDGREKQAKASGDRKEKRKEDKKVQPSEERRMQVPEERRQPSEERRMQPPERRPSRIITVDGIEIDNPELDSGVSAHGILEVMPDGYGFIRCENYLPGDHDVYVSPSQIRKFGLKTGDIIHGNTRVKTQQEKFSALLYIKSINGNHPSEILKRPNFEDLTPIFPNERIRLETDRSAVAMRIMDVVSPIGKGQRGMIVSPPKAGKTTLLKQVAKAVTRNNPNMHLIILLIDERPEEVTDIKEAIEGKNVEVIYSTFDELPEHHKRVSEMVIERARRLVEHKKDVMILLDSITRLARAYNLIVPPSGRTLSGGIDPAALHMPKRFFGAARNMREGGSITILATALVDTGSRMDDVIYEEFKGTGNMELILDRKLSERRIFPAVDITKSGTRREDLLLNREEQEAVEIMRRAINGMKADEAVESILNLFVRTSNNREFCQMIKKTKLL; this is encoded by the coding sequence ATGAGAGAAAAGTATGAGAGTTTATCAGTAACGGTATTGCGGGAGGTGGCGAAAGCAAGAGGTCTGAGACATCTTTCCGGATTGAAGAAGAAAGAATTGGTGGAGCTAATGCTCAGAGAGGATGAGAAGGCTGCCAGTGAAAATCAGGAGAATGATACGGAAGAAAAACAGATACAGGCAACAGAGGACGGGAAAGAAAAACAGACGCAGACAGCAGAGGACGGGAAAGAAAAACAGATACAGATAGCAGAGGACGGGAAAGAAAAACAGACGCAGACAGCAGAGGACGGGAAAGAAAAACAGACGCAGATAGCAGAGGACGGAAGAGAAAAACAGATACAGGCAACAGAGGACGGAAGAGAGAAGCAGGCAAAGGCATCCGGGGACAGAAAAGAAAAGCGAAAAGAGGACAAAAAGGTTCAGCCATCCGAAGAACGGAGAATGCAGGTGCCGGAAGAACGGAGACAGCCGTCCGAAGAACGGAGAATGCAGCCCCCGGAGCGCAGACCTTCCAGAATTATTACTGTTGACGGAATTGAAATAGACAATCCGGAGCTGGACAGCGGGGTCAGCGCCCATGGAATCCTGGAGGTTATGCCGGATGGATATGGATTTATCCGCTGTGAGAATTATCTGCCAGGAGACCATGACGTATACGTTTCCCCGTCTCAGATTCGTAAATTCGGGCTGAAAACGGGAGATATCATCCATGGCAATACCAGAGTAAAGACTCAGCAGGAGAAGTTCAGCGCCCTTTTATATATTAAAAGCATCAATGGAAACCATCCTTCGGAAATCCTGAAGCGTCCGAATTTTGAAGATTTAACGCCCATTTTTCCCAATGAGAGAATCCGGCTGGAAACAGACAGAAGCGCTGTGGCCATGCGGATTATGGATGTGGTTTCTCCCATTGGCAAGGGCCAGCGAGGCATGATTGTGTCACCTCCCAAGGCCGGAAAGACCACCCTGTTAAAACAGGTGGCAAAGGCTGTGACCCGAAACAATCCGAATATGCATCTGATTATTCTGCTGATTGATGAACGTCCGGAGGAAGTGACAGATATCAAGGAGGCTATTGAGGGGAAAAATGTGGAGGTCATCTATTCCACCTTCGATGAACTTCCGGAACACCACAAACGGGTATCGGAAATGGTAATTGAGCGGGCAAGGCGCCTGGTGGAGCATAAAAAAGACGTGATGATTCTGCTGGACAGCATTACCCGTCTGGCCAGGGCATACAATCTGATTGTTCCGCCCAGTGGAAGAACTCTGTCCGGCGGTATTGACCCGGCGGCTTTACATATGCCCAAGCGTTTCTTCGGAGCAGCCCGCAACATGCGGGAAGGCGGAAGCATTACGATTCTGGCAACAGCCCTGGTGGATACGGGAAGCCGGATGGATGATGTGATTTACGAGGAATTTAAAGGAACCGGTAATATGGAACTGATTCTGGACCGGAAACTTTCAGAGCGGAGGATTTTCCCGGCGGTGGATATTACCAAATCCGGTACCCGGAGAGAGGATCTGCTGCTGAACCGGGAAGAACAGGAAGCGGTGGAAATTATGCGCCGGGCAATCAACGGCATGAAGGCGGATGAAGCGGTGGAAAGTATCCTGAATCTCTTTGTACGTACCAGTAATAACCGGGAATTCTGCCAGATGATAAAGAAAACAAAACTTTTGTAA
- a CDS encoding DUF4364 family protein translates to MADALTQYKLIVLYMLDHVDFPLTNTQISNFVLENEYTTYFTIQQAISELTSAELVQPESTHNNTCYHITPAGRETLSYFPDKISDAIKTDVLSYFAENKIRLKQEISVLADYDKTTFQEYAVRCRIREKERSLIDLTITVRTREQAEAVCANWKKQNEEVYGYLMDLLMK, encoded by the coding sequence ATGGCAGACGCCCTGACTCAATACAAACTGATTGTGTTATACATGCTGGACCATGTGGATTTCCCGCTGACCAACACACAGATTTCCAACTTCGTCCTGGAAAATGAATATACCACTTATTTTACCATCCAGCAGGCCATCAGCGAACTGACCAGCGCAGAACTGGTACAGCCGGAATCCACCCACAACAACACCTGTTATCACATTACTCCTGCCGGAAGGGAGACCCTTTCCTATTTTCCGGACAAAATATCCGACGCCATCAAGACGGACGTACTCTCTTATTTTGCAGAAAATAAAATCCGGCTGAAACAGGAAATTTCTGTCCTGGCAGATTACGATAAAACCACGTTTCAGGAATATGCGGTCCGCTGCCGTATCAGAGAAAAGGAACGTTCTCTGATTGATCTGACCATCACAGTCCGAACAAGAGAACAGGCGGAAGCAGTCTGCGCCAACTGGAAAAAGCAGAATGAAGAAGTGTATGGTTATCTGATGGATTTACTTATGAAATAG
- a CDS encoding FeoB-associated Cys-rich membrane protein has translation MGTFIVGGIVLIIAAGAAASIYRDRKAGKCGGGCGGCSGCGKNCFEKQEM, from the coding sequence GTGGGAACATTTATTGTCGGTGGAATCGTATTAATAATTGCCGCAGGTGCGGCAGCCAGCATATACAGAGACAGAAAAGCGGGAAAATGCGGCGGAGGCTGCGGCGGGTGCAGCGGATGCGGAAAGAACTGTTTTGAGAAACAGGAAATGTAA
- a CDS encoding TIGR01212 family radical SAM protein (This family includes YhcC from E. coli K-12, an uncharacterized radical SAM protein.), translated as MFWDEKRYYSLDCYLKRTFGEKVYRLALNGGMTCPNRDGRVGERGCIFCSTAGSGDFAQKGCLPVKKQLAAAKKQIQEKRNCRKFIAYFQAYTNTYAPAEYLRQIFTEAISDPDVVILSVATRPDCLSEEILDLLDELNRQKPVWIELGLQTIHPQTSRFIRSGFTLECFHQAVQQLTRRRIPVIVHVILGLPGETGAQMLETVSHVGHLPVFGIKLQLLHVLSDTDLGVLYRKHPFPLFSQEEYCEMIANCLEILPETMTIHRLTGDGPKHLLIAPEWSSAKRSVLNQIQKTLKCRDTWQGKYYVPNS; from the coding sequence ATGTTCTGGGATGAAAAACGTTACTACTCCCTGGACTGCTATCTCAAACGTACGTTTGGCGAAAAAGTCTATCGTCTGGCTTTAAACGGCGGAATGACCTGTCCCAACCGGGACGGCAGGGTGGGCGAAAGGGGCTGCATTTTCTGCAGTACTGCAGGAAGCGGGGATTTTGCCCAGAAAGGCTGCCTTCCTGTTAAAAAGCAATTAGCTGCTGCCAAAAAACAGATTCAGGAAAAACGGAACTGCCGGAAATTCATCGCCTATTTTCAGGCCTACACCAATACTTACGCCCCGGCGGAATATCTGCGGCAGATTTTTACGGAAGCCATCTCCGACCCGGACGTGGTCATCCTGTCCGTTGCCACCCGGCCGGACTGCCTGTCAGAAGAAATCCTGGACCTGCTGGATGAATTAAACCGGCAGAAGCCGGTTTGGATTGAACTGGGACTGCAGACCATCCATCCACAGACCAGCCGCTTTATCCGCAGCGGATTTACTCTGGAGTGTTTTCACCAGGCAGTACAGCAGCTTACCAGACGCCGGATTCCTGTTATCGTCCATGTGATTCTGGGCCTTCCCGGCGAAACCGGAGCGCAGATGCTGGAGACGGTTTCCCATGTGGGGCACCTGCCTGTTTTCGGTATCAAGCTGCAGCTTTTGCATGTGCTGTCCGATACTGACCTCGGCGTTTTATACCGGAAGCATCCCTTTCCGCTTTTTTCTCAGGAAGAATACTGTGAAATGATTGCCAACTGCCTGGAAATTCTGCCGGAAACCATGACCATACACCGGCTCACCGGAGACGGACCCAAACATCTGCTGATTGCTCCTGAATGGAGCAGCGCCAAACGCAGCGTTCTGAATCAGATTCAGAAAACTTTAAAATGCCGGGATACCTGGCAGGGAAAATATTACGTTCCAAATTCATAA
- a CDS encoding AzlD domain-containing protein, with protein MESGNFRIYLLVMFGVTYLIRVLPFVAFHKKIENRYVRSFLAYIPYTVLGAMTFPAVLYATGSPVTAIAGVAAAFAAAWRGKGLFAVAVCASITAFAVSLIPGL; from the coding sequence ATGGAATCAGGAAATTTCCGGATATATCTGCTGGTGATGTTTGGGGTGACTTATCTCATCCGGGTACTTCCCTTTGTGGCATTTCATAAAAAGATTGAAAACCGGTATGTGCGTTCTTTTCTGGCATATATCCCTTATACGGTGCTGGGTGCAATGACTTTTCCGGCTGTGCTCTATGCCACCGGCTCTCCGGTGACAGCCATAGCCGGGGTAGCGGCGGCTTTTGCGGCAGCCTGGCGGGGAAAGGGGCTGTTTGCCGTGGCGGTCTGTGCCAGCATAACAGCCTTTGCTGTGAGCCTGATACCGGGCCTGTAA
- a CDS encoding flavin reductase family protein — MIYPVPAVMVTVSDRQGRDNIITVAWTGTICTNPPIAYISVRPERYSYHMLQETGEFVINLTTRELAFAADYCGVKSGREVDKFQELRLTRQKAAEVVPPLIGESPVNIECRITECMPLGSHHMFLAEVVAVHVSEIYIDEKGAFHLEQAEPVAYSHGTYFDLNHALGTFGYSIRKNIRKQ; from the coding sequence ATGATTTATCCGGTTCCGGCGGTAATGGTGACCGTGTCAGACAGACAGGGAAGGGACAACATTATTACCGTAGCCTGGACAGGAACGATATGTACCAATCCTCCTATTGCATATATTTCTGTTCGTCCGGAGCGGTATTCCTACCATATGCTGCAGGAAACCGGCGAGTTTGTAATAAATCTGACCACCAGAGAACTGGCATTTGCCGCAGACTACTGCGGTGTGAAATCCGGCAGGGAAGTGGACAAATTTCAGGAACTGCGTCTGACAAGGCAGAAGGCGGCAGAAGTTGTCCCGCCTCTGATAGGGGAAAGTCCGGTGAACATTGAGTGCAGAATAACAGAATGTATGCCCCTTGGTTCCCATCATATGTTTCTGGCAGAAGTTGTGGCAGTTCATGTGTCAGAAATTTATATAGATGAAAAAGGGGCTTTTCATCTGGAACAGGCGGAACCTGTGGCATATTCTCATGGAACGTATTTTGACCTGAACCATGCGCTTGGAACCTTTGGTTACAGTATACGGAAAAATATCAGAAAACAGTAG
- a CDS encoding ISAs1 family transposase: MAKKSTRLEALHSTFEENGVSPDTIQLNDSLIQNIKKCADAVPDYRHPSYTRHLLGDIIMIVFFAVLGNADEWGEIESFAKRKEKWLRKYLELPFGIPTDDTYRIVMGNVNTEHFYQTAVELLLHTIEGIVLLSGKNDGIHEKAIVSVDGKESRGSKRKSGVQGEVKALQTLNVYSNDCGICLSQKFIEEKTNEIPAAQELLGLMDLRDTIVTADAMNCQKDTVSAIVSGKGDYVLALKGNQGLFYEEVRDYFGKDVLEELKGKEGCYKKTVGPEHGGTAVREYYITEDTGWYSELGKWKKLKSFGMVHKRVEKAAGTKEEEYRYYICSIGEDAEEFERAARGHWGVEAKLHWHLDFTFGDDKNTSMGKTSAKNLQIMKKIALAILGLVKESYKLSMKRIRYELSLDYENEIEKMLSMLDVESIRAALESKGKSPVK; encoded by the coding sequence ATGGCTAAGAAATCAACCCGTCTGGAGGCGCTACACAGTACTTTTGAAGAAAACGGAGTTTCACCTGATACAATACAGTTGAATGATTCCCTAATACAGAATATCAAAAAATGTGCGGATGCTGTGCCGGATTACAGGCATCCTTCCTATACCAGACATCTTCTGGGCGACATTATCATGATCGTCTTTTTTGCAGTCCTTGGAAATGCGGATGAATGGGGAGAGATAGAAAGCTTCGCAAAAAGGAAAGAGAAATGGCTGCGTAAATATCTGGAACTTCCATTTGGTATTCCAACAGATGATACTTACCGTATCGTGATGGGAAATGTTAATACGGAACACTTTTACCAGACTGCGGTAGAGCTGTTGCTCCATACAATAGAGGGGATTGTGCTACTGTCTGGAAAAAACGACGGTATCCATGAGAAAGCCATCGTATCTGTAGATGGAAAAGAAAGCAGGGGATCTAAAAGGAAGTCCGGGGTGCAGGGGGAAGTAAAGGCATTGCAGACTCTGAATGTGTATTCAAATGACTGTGGAATATGCCTGTCACAGAAATTTATAGAAGAAAAGACAAATGAGATACCGGCGGCGCAGGAGCTGCTGGGACTGATGGACCTGCGGGATACGATCGTAACGGCAGATGCCATGAACTGCCAGAAGGATACCGTTTCTGCGATCGTGTCAGGGAAAGGGGACTATGTGCTGGCGCTGAAGGGAAACCAAGGGCTGTTTTATGAAGAAGTCAGGGATTATTTTGGGAAGGACGTACTGGAAGAATTGAAAGGGAAAGAAGGCTGTTATAAAAAGACAGTGGGGCCGGAACATGGAGGAACCGCGGTCAGGGAATACTATATCACGGAGGATACAGGCTGGTACAGTGAACTGGGAAAGTGGAAAAAGCTCAAGAGTTTCGGAATGGTCCATAAGAGGGTGGAAAAGGCAGCTGGAACGAAGGAAGAAGAATATCGATATTATATATGCAGCATAGGGGAAGATGCAGAAGAATTTGAACGGGCGGCAAGAGGGCACTGGGGAGTGGAGGCAAAGCTTCACTGGCACCTGGATTTTACATTTGGGGACGATAAGAATACAAGCATGGGGAAGACAAGCGCAAAGAACCTGCAGATCATGAAAAAGATAGCGCTGGCGATTTTGGGTCTGGTAAAAGAAAGCTATAAGCTAAGCATGAAGCGGATCCGGTATGAGCTGTCCCTGGATTATGAAAACGAGATAGAAAAGATGCTGTCTATGCTGGATGTGGAGAGCATTAGAGCGGCATTAGAGTCAAAAGGGAAATCTCCCGTGAAATAG
- a CDS encoding NADP-dependent malic enzyme — MTTSEKAVFLHKEWNGKIETISKSPVKNREDLAIAYTPGVAEPCKLIAKHPEDAYIYTMKANTVAVISDGSAVLGLGNIGPYAAMPVMEGKCVLFKEFGGINAVPICLDTQDTEEIIKTVTHLAPGFGGINLEDISAPRCFEIEERLKETLSIPVFHDDQHGTAIVVLAGIINALKVTGKKKEHCRVVVNGAGSAGIAISRLLLTYGFKHLTMCDRHGIIHTDYPDLNWMQQKMTELTNLEGKTGTLADALTGADIFVGVSAPGIVTQEMVASMNHDAIIFAMANPVPEIMPDLAKAAGAKVVGTGRSDFPNQVNNVVAFPGIFKGALEGRASQITEEMKLAAAIAIADLVPEDQLSEDFIMPEAFDPRVAQAVSQAVKSHISR; from the coding sequence ATGACAACCAGTGAAAAAGCAGTTTTTTTACATAAAGAATGGAACGGCAAAATCGAAACCATTTCCAAATCTCCGGTAAAAAACAGAGAAGATCTGGCTATTGCCTATACCCCAGGGGTGGCGGAGCCATGCAAACTGATTGCAAAACATCCGGAAGATGCTTATATCTACACTATGAAAGCCAATACCGTAGCTGTTATTTCAGACGGAAGCGCTGTCCTCGGACTTGGAAATATCGGCCCTTATGCCGCCATGCCGGTTATGGAGGGAAAATGCGTCCTGTTTAAGGAATTCGGCGGTATCAATGCGGTTCCCATCTGCCTGGATACCCAGGATACGGAAGAAATCATCAAAACCGTCACTCACCTGGCTCCCGGTTTTGGCGGCATTAATCTGGAAGATATCTCTGCTCCCCGCTGTTTTGAAATAGAGGAACGTCTGAAAGAGACATTGTCCATCCCTGTATTTCATGACGATCAGCACGGGACAGCTATTGTAGTTCTTGCAGGCATTATCAACGCCCTGAAAGTGACAGGAAAGAAAAAAGAACATTGCCGGGTGGTGGTAAACGGCGCAGGCTCCGCAGGAATCGCCATTTCCAGACTGCTGCTGACGTATGGATTCAAACATCTGACCATGTGCGACCGCCACGGAATCATCCACACAGATTATCCGGATTTAAACTGGATGCAGCAGAAGATGACAGAACTCACCAATCTGGAAGGAAAAACCGGCACACTGGCAGACGCCCTGACGGGAGCGGACATTTTTGTCGGGGTTTCTGCTCCCGGTATCGTTACACAGGAAATGGTTGCTTCCATGAACCATGACGCTATTATATTTGCCATGGCCAACCCGGTACCGGAAATCATGCCTGATCTGGCCAAAGCTGCCGGAGCAAAAGTCGTGGGCACTGGCCGCAGCGATTTTCCCAATCAGGTGAACAATGTGGTGGCGTTTCCGGGCATTTTCAAGGGAGCGCTGGAAGGCCGGGCTTCTCAGATTACCGAAGAAATGAAACTGGCCGCTGCCATTGCCATTGCAGACCTTGTGCCAGAAGACCAGCTCAGTGAAGATTTCATTATGCCGGAAGCCTTTGACCCGCGGGTTGCTCAGGCAGTCAGCCAGGCAGTGAAATCTCATATTTCCAGGTAA